Genomic window (Paraglaciecola psychrophila 170):
TTTCAGATGATTCAATTTACAAAGATCTCTGTGCCGTCCCAAGAATAGGCCCAGATAGTAATGGCGATACGTTCTCTGATGCTCAAGGCAGCAGCATGCATGAAAAGATGTGGCTTCGCTCTTGGACTAACGATACTTACCTTTGGTATAGCGAAGTGGATGATAACAATCCTTCACCTTTTACTGTTGCTGCTTATTTTAACCAGCTAAAAACCAATGAGCGCACTGCATCAGGAACGTTCAAAGATAACTTCCATTTTTCCCAATCGACCGAAGACTACAATCAACGCACACAAAGCGGTGTCACCTCTGGATATGGCATCAGTTGGGAATTTGTTAGTTCAAGTTCACCGAGGCGTTTGATAGTGCGTTATACCGAACCGAGTTCGCCAGCCGCCATCGCTTCTGTTAGCAGAGGTTACGAATTAAAGACCATTGATGGCATTGATTTTATTAATGCCACTTCTCAGGCTAACGTTGACCAAATTAATGCTGCGTTGTTCCCATCAGATGCGGGGCAGACCTTTAACTTTGTGTTTACCGATGAAGCTGAAAATGAGCTGTTAACTGTCAACTTAACCTCAGAAAACATTGAATTACAACCCGTACAAAACGTAAAAGTGATAGACACAGCCGTTGGCCGGATGGGCTATATGCAATTCAATTCATTTATCCGCGCAGGGCAACAGGGGTTAATTGATGGGTTTCAGCAGTTTGTTGACCAAGGTGTCACTGAACTGGTTATTGACCTACGTTATAATGGCGGCGGTTTGTTAGCGATGGCTTCGCAAGTTGCTTATATGGTAGCGGGCAGTGCGCAAACCAGTAATCAAACCTTTGAAACACTTCAATTCAATGATAAATACCCTAACGTAGACCCAGTAACAGGTAACACATTACGCCCAACCCCTTTCTACACTAGAGAAATTGATTGGACTACTAGTCAATTTATTAATGATAGCCCTTTGCCAACTGTTAATTTGACCCGTGTCTTCATACTGGCGACAGACAATACCTGCTCGGCTAGCGAAGCCGTTATTAATGGCCTACGAGGTATTGATGTAGAAGTGGTGTTAATTGGGAATACCACATGTGGTAAGCCCTACGGCTTTTACCCCACCGATAATTGTAGTATTACCTACTTCACTATTCAGTTTCAAGGCGTAAATGCCAAGGGATTTGGGGAATACTCGGAAGGATTTTTGCCCGTCACTAGCCCGGTATTCGACGACCAATTACCGGGTTGCACAGTTACTGATAATTTCACTCAAGTCTTGGGGAACAAAAATGAGTCACTTTTAGCAGCGGCTATTGGATATGCTGAAACAGGTGTTTGTACACTTCAAAATAAACCTGCAAATAAACCTAAAAATAAAAGTGTGAATGAAAACAGTTTGCATAAATCGGGGATTTCAATCAAGACCCCGAATACTATTCTTGATTCAATTAAGATATTTACCCCAATTACCGAGCCAACAGAATTGTGAGTAAGTACATACCCAAAAGTATATTGATTATGGCTCCTTTGCTGTTGAGCAGCTGCTCAGCAACACAACCTTTGGAGCCCATTCCGGCATTGCTCGTTCAGCCTACAGAAGATAATCGCATAGTTTTAGAACATGCCATAGGCGACTTGTTTAATAGCCAGCCAATAAAACTGGCTAATGGCGTATTTACACAACAAAGCAAGGTCGTAATAGAGCGGCGTCTTGCCAAAGACAACCGTGGCAATCTACTTGATGGGCGAGAAATTCGTGAGGCTGATAGCGTTTCATTACTCACTGAAGATGGTCAATGTTATATCCGCCATGACCAAACTGGAAATATCAAATTAGTTCACAGTATCAATTGCCTCGCCACACAAAATTAAACAGCGAACGTGACTAACAAGCAGTATCTCAAATCGGCTTGTTTCCAAGTGATATCAACGTCAAAAAGTTACCCGTAATCGTTACCATTACCGGCAACAGAGTCGCGTTTGAAAGTTTTAATATTATGCTTGGAGTTGTATTCGAATCGTTCGTCAAGGATTTTCAGATGCAGGTTATGTACTAGACTTTTATACCTGTGTGAGCAGGAATTTCTGCCCACAAAGACTGCATATATAACGAGTAAAAGTGCTAATGGCCGTTTTTAGAAACGTTGTATCGACCAGTTGATGGCAATGATGCCAATAATTATCGAACCCAATTTGAGCCCGTATTTCGGATACCACTGCTTACTACGACAGAAAAACAATACCGGTAACAGTGCTAGTAAAATCATTAATTGTCCTGCTTCAACACCGATATTAAACGCCAAAATAGATAACAGAGTATGTTGTTCACTTAAGCCCAGCTCGCCCAACACACTGGCAAAACCCATGCCGTGTAACAAACCAAATCCAAAGGTTATCAAACTAAGTCGCGTCACTAATGGCCACAAATTATTGAGTGCGGTGAGTACAATTGATAACGCAATACCAAATTCAACCCAACGACTAGAAG
Coding sequences:
- a CDS encoding S41 family peptidase → MNQKLLLALITVMSLVLNACGGGSSLPPIVPKIPKITEPGWLTGQFSDDSIYKDLCAVPRIGPDSNGDTFSDAQGSSMHEKMWLRSWTNDTYLWYSEVDDNNPSPFTVAAYFNQLKTNERTASGTFKDNFHFSQSTEDYNQRTQSGVTSGYGISWEFVSSSSPRRLIVRYTEPSSPAAIASVSRGYELKTIDGIDFINATSQANVDQINAALFPSDAGQTFNFVFTDEAENELLTVNLTSENIELQPVQNVKVIDTAVGRMGYMQFNSFIRAGQQGLIDGFQQFVDQGVTELVIDLRYNGGGLLAMASQVAYMVAGSAQTSNQTFETLQFNDKYPNVDPVTGNTLRPTPFYTREIDWTTSQFINDSPLPTVNLTRVFILATDNTCSASEAVINGLRGIDVEVVLIGNTTCGKPYGFYPTDNCSITYFTIQFQGVNAKGFGEYSEGFLPVTSPVFDDQLPGCTVTDNFTQVLGNKNESLLAAAIGYAETGVCTLQNKPANKPKNKSVNENSLHKSGISIKTPNTILDSIKIFTPITEPTEL